A part of Aegilops tauschii subsp. strangulata cultivar AL8/78 chromosome 2, Aet v6.0, whole genome shotgun sequence genomic DNA contains:
- the LOC109772640 gene encoding uncharacterized protein, which translates to MEAAPAIAWLVQTILAALLIDKMEEWIRRVGLADDVEKLKSEIKRVKMAVSAVKSRGISNESLDESFALLKERLYEADDVVDELDYYRLQEQVQGGTPTARLPAPADSSVLIHSNFSVQGGTVTGDDEPGGMHGFERVDETSRGDASDSVGKLRSMVWEHFTITEKDNGKPVKAVCTHCSNEFKCDTKTNGTSSMRKHLQNEHSVTCTKKPLGAHPPDPSSSSIEPIVIASSSRTKGKRRRSMAWEHFDVMEEENEQPMKARCKYCPTQIKCGPKSGTAGMLNHYKICKDKPGPNEHPPNLSSTGDAHAHVMPILIGDSSTGKGRVDESARIIVDNTVSPWDKAELSNKIKRIASQLQFIRGEVSEILKLHGSDSPSCSDHHRSTTSDQHLRTSSLLPREVYGRVTEKSCIMKLIMTENRSDNVVVVPIVGIAGVGKTTLAQLVYNDPNVERQFHHRIWVSVSRNFDEIRITREMLSLVSPEKHEGIDCFVKLQEILKSHVKSKRVLLILDDVWEDKNDCRWNQLLAPFQADSANGNVILVTTRKFSVAKMIGTTGPIKLGALENDDFWLLFKSCAFGDANYESLGNLSSIGRQIAEELKGNALAAITAGALLRDHLTVDHWSNVLKKESWKSLGLSGGIMNALKISYDELPYNLQQCFSYCSIFPNKYQFLGKDLVYIWISQGFVNCTHFSKRLEETGCEYLNNLVNLGFFQQVEKQQEEDGRLEEEFSPGCQIWYSMCGLMHDFARMVSRTECATIDGLQCNKMFPTIHHLSIVTGSAYNKDWHGNIPRNEKFEENLRNKVISVSKLRTVVVLGHFDSFFVELFHDIFCKAQNLRLLQVSPPPTYLFHVPAASTDFNSFRCSLANPLHVRYLKLELHGTVPQVLSTFFHLQVFDVGSNMNTSLPNGLHNLVSLRHLIAQKRAYSSIASIGKMTSIQELQDFEIQISSGFEITQLKSMSELVQLGVSQLDNVKTREEAYGAGLRNKEHLEELHLSWKDAYSEGNEYVSDTRSECSANMAREVIEGLEPHMDLKHLQICGYNGTTLPAWLANNISVTSLQTLHLHDCGGWRILPSLGSLPFLTKLKLSSMREVKEVLIPSLEELVLIEMPKLVRCSSTSVEGLCSSLRVLQIEDCEALKEFDLFDNNISVTSLQTLHLHDCGGWRILPSLGSLPFLTKLKLSSMREVKEVLIPSLEELVLIKMPKLVRCSSTSVEGLCSSLRVLQIEDCEALKEFDLFDNDDNSGITQGSWLPSLRNLILDYCPHLEVLKPLPPSTTFCKVLIREVPRFPYMKVSSGEKLEIGNTDDYGGDDFDESSDELRILDDKTLAFHNLGNLKLMEINGCRNLRCFSFEGFSHLVSLTSLTIVDCKQLFSSDVSPEYTLEEVTAVNCNAFPSLKSLSIVSCGIAGKWLSLMLQHAAGLEELTLQSCAHITRVVLPMEEEENSQLTIVLSSANQDEVLTWLARDGLLHIPSNLVSSLKNITITQCPRLKFNWGKDYFSGFTSLEKLQIWGYSPLLDNDGSDDRANGDFFVFEKEDKPQGANGRWLLPTSLQELNIASFCYQETLQPCFPRDITSLKELNVRCIRGLQSLQLHSCTALEELAISGCGSVTVTVLEGMQPPGSLGHLNVSDCPGLPPYLDSISTPCPRLERLDIDDPSVLTTSFCKHLTSLQRLQLDTLEVTRLTDEQEQALVLIKSLKELRFFLCNHLVNLPAGLHTLPSLKNLEIELCESISRLPEAGLPRSLEELEIGNCSQKLNDECRRLATSKLKVKIDGRYVN; encoded by the exons ATGGAGGCCGCTCCCGCGATCGCATGGCTGGTGCAGACCATCCTTGCAGCCCTCCTGATTGATAAGATGGAGGAGTGGATCCGACGGGTCGGGCTTGCCGATGATGTGGAGAAGCTCAAGTCGGAGATCAAGAGAGTCAAGATGGCGGTCTCTGCCGTGAAGAGCAGAGGGATCAGTAACGAGTCGCTGGATGAATCTTTTGCTCTTCTCAAGGAGCGGCTCTACGAAGCTGACGACGTGGTCGACGAGCTGGACTACTACAGGCTCCAGGAGCAAGTCCAAGGAGGTACGCCTACTGCCCGGCTGCCTGCCCCTGCAGATTCGAGCGTGCTAATTCACTCCAACTTTTCTGTCCAAGGAG GCACAGTTACAGGGGATGATGAGCCCGGAGGCATGCATGGATTTGAGCGAGTTGATGAGACGTCGAGGGGCGATGCTAGTGACAGCGTTGGCAAATTACGGTCCATGGTATGGGAACACTTCACCATCACAGAAAAAGATAACGGAAAGCCCGTCAAAGCAGTATGTACACACTGTAGCAATGAGTTCAAGTGCGATACAAAGACCAACGGGACGTCGTCTATGAGAAAACATTTGCAGAATGAGCATTCTGTGACTTGTACGAAGAAACCTCTTGGAGCACATCCACCAGACCCTTCATCAAG CAGCATTGAGCCTATTGTAATTGCCAGCTCATCCAGGACAAAAGGAAAGAGACGACGGTCTATGGCATGGGAACATTTTGATGTCATGGAAGAAGAAAACGAGCAGCCTATGAAAGCAAGATGTAAGTATTGTCCCACTCAGATCAAGTGCGGACCTAAGAGCGGGACAGCAGGTATGCTCAACCATTACAAGATCTGCAAGGACAAACCTGGACCAAATGAGCATCCGCCGAACCTATCAAG CACTGGTGATGCTCATGCACATGTGATGCCAATCCTAATTGGCGACTCATCTACCGGAAAAGGTAGAGTGGATGAGTCCGCACGAATAATTGTGGATAACACAGTCTCCCCTTGGGACAAGGCCGAGTTATCCAACAAGATAAAAAGAATAGCTAGTCAGTTGCAATTCATCCGAGGGGAAGTGAGTGAGATTCTCAAGCTACATGGATCGGACTCTCCTTCATGTTCAGATCACCACCGGAGTACAACCTCAGATCAGCACCTAAGAACATCAAGTCTTCTTCCAAGGGAAGTTTATGGAAGAGTTACAGAAAAGAGTTGCATCATGAAATTGATAATGACAGAAAACAGATCTGACAACGTAGTTGTTGTGCCTATTGTAGGCATTGCAGGTGTTGGAAAGACAACTCTTGCTCAACTTGTGTACAATGATCCAAACGTGGAACGTCAATTTCACCATAGGATATGGGTTTCGGTGTCTCGCAACTTTGATGAAATAAGGATAACAAGGGAGATGTTGAGCCTTGTTTCTCCAGAAAAACATGAAGGAATAGACTGCTTTGTGAAGCTTCAGGAGATCTTGAAAAGTCATGTCAAATCTAAGAGGGTTTTACTTATTTTGGATGACGTCTGGGAGGACAAGAACGATTGCCGATGGAACCAATTATTGGCTCCTTTTCAGGCTGACAGTGCTAATGGCAATGTGATTCTTGTGACAACTAGAAAATTCTCTGTTGCAAAGATGATTGGAACAACGGGGCCAATTAAGTTAGGTGCTTTGGAAAATGATGACTTCTGGTTATTGTTCAAATCTTGTGCGTTTGGTGATGCAAACTATGAATCCCTTGGAAATCTTAGCTCCATTGGACGACAAATAGCAGAGGAGTTAAAGGGCAATGCGTTAGCAGCAATAACTGCAGGGGCACTATTAAGAGATCATCTTACTGTTGACCATTGGAGTAACGTTCTCAAGAAAGAAAGTTGGAAATCATTGGGACTCAGTGGGGGCATCATGAATGCTTTGAAGATTAGCTATGATGAGCTACCATATAATTTACAACAATGTTTCTCATATTGTTCTATATTTCCTAACAAATATCAGTTTCTTGGTAAGGATTTGGTATATATTTGGATTTCTCAGGGATTTGTAAATTGCACTCATTTTAGCAAGAGATTGGAGGAGACGGGGTGTGAATATCTGAATAATTTGGTGAACCTGGGATTCTTTCAGCAAGTTGAGAAACAACAGGAGGAAGATGGGCGTTTGGAAGAAGAATTTTCTCCAGGCTGTCAGATTTGGTATTCTATGTGTGGTCTCATGCACGATTTTGCGAGGATGGTTTCAAGGACTGAATGTGCAACTATAGATGGTCTACAGTGCAATAAAATGTTCCCAACCATACACCATTTGTCAATAGTAACCGGTTCAGCATACAACAAAGATTGGCACGGGAACATTCCTCGAAATGAGAAGTTCGAAGAAAATCTGAGAAATAAAGTTATATCAGTTAGCAAATTGAGAACAGTGGTTGTACTTGGGCACTTTGACTCTTTCTTTGTAGAATTGTTCCATGATATATTCTGTAAGGCACAAAATTTACGCCTGCTGCAAGTATCTCCACCACCCACTTATCTGTTTCACGTGCCTGCAGCCTCCACTGATTTTAATTCCTTCAGGTGCAGCTTGGCAAATCCTTTGCATGTTCGTTATCTAAAACTTGAGTTGCACGGGACTGTACCACAAGTTTTGAGTACATTTTTTCATCTTCAAGTATTTGATGTTGGCTCAAACATGAATACTTCTCTACCCAATGGCTTGCATAATCTTGTTAGCCTGCGGCATCTTATTGCACAAAAGAGAGCCTATTCTTCCATTGCTAGCATTGGTAAAATGACATCTATCCAGGAGCTACAAGATTTTGAGATTCAAATTTCTAGTGGCTTTGAGATAACACAACTGAAATCCATGAGCGAGCTTGTTCAACTTGGGGTGTCTCAACTTGACAATGTTAAAACCCGGGAGGAGGCTTATGGAGCAGGACTAAGAAACAAGGAGCACTTAGAAGAGCTTCACTTGTCCTGGAAGGATGCATATTCAGAGGGTAATGAGTATGTCAGTGACACTAGATCTGAATGTTCTGCAAACATGGCAAGAGAAGTGATTGAGGGTCTTGAACCACACATGGATTTAAAACATCTACAAATATGTGGGTATAATGGCACCACTTTACCAGCTTGGCTTGCCAACAATATCTCAGTTACCTCATTACAGACGCTTCATCTTCATGATTGTGGAGGATGGAGAATACTTCCATCTCTGGGAAGTCTTCCATTTCTTACAAAGCTGAAGTTGAGCAGCATGCGGGAAGTAAAAGAAGTATTGATTCCTTCACTGGAGGAGCTAGTTTTAATTGAAATGCCGAAGTTAGTGAGATGCTCAAGCACTTCTGTCGAGGGTCTGTGCTCCAGCTTAAGGGTACTGCAGATCGAAGATTGTGAAGCATTGAAGGAGTTTGATCTGTTTGATAACAATATCTCAGTTACCTCATTACAGACGCTTCATCTTCATGATTGTGGAGGATGGAGAATACTTCCATCTCTGGGAAGTCTTCCATTTCTTACAAAGCTGAAGTTGAGCAGCATGCGGGAAGTAAAAGAAGTATTGATTCCTTCACTGGAGGAGCTAGTTTTAATTAAAATGCCGAAGTTAGTGAGATGCTCAAGCACTTCTGTCGAGGGTCTGTGCTCCAGCTTAAGGGTACTGCAGATCGAAGATTGTGAAGCATTGAAGGAGTTTGATCTGTTTGATAACGATGATAATTCTGGAATCACTCAGGGATCATGGCTGCCCAGTCTTAGGAATTTGATTCTGGATTATTGCCCTCATTTGGAAGTGTTGAAGCCTCTTCCACCTTCAACTACCTTCTGTAAGGTACTCATCAGAGAAGTTCCAAGATTTCCGTATATGAAGGTATCATCTGGTGAAAAGTTGGAAATTGGGAATACTGATGACTACGGAGGCGATGATTTTGATGAATCTTCTGATGAGTTGAGGATACTGGATGACAAAACTTTGGCATTCCATAATCTTGGAAACCTCAAATTGATGGAGATAAATGGTTGCAGAAATCTAAGGTGTTTTTCGTTCGAAGGTTTTAGTCATCTTGTCTCTTTAACAAGTTTGACAATAGTAGACTGTAAACAACTTTTCTCTTCAGATGTGTCGCCAGAGTATACCCTTGAAGAAGTGACAGCTGTGAACTGCAATGCTTTTCCATCTCTTAAAAGTCTCAGTATTGTGTCATGTGGAATAGCGGGGAAGTGGCTATCGCTGATGCTGCAACATGCGGCAGGCCTAGAGGAATTGACTTTACAAAGTTGTGCCCATATAACAAGAGTAGTGTTACCGATGGAAGAGGAAGAAAACAGTCAATTAACAATAGTACTGTCATCAGCAAATCAAGATGAGGTGTTGACCTGGTTAGCTCGAGACGGACTCTTGCACATTCCATCGAATCTCGTCTCCTCTCTCAAGAATATAACTATAACTCAGTGCCCTCGTCTAAAATTTAACTGGGGCAAGGACTACTTCTCTGGATTTACCTCGCTTGAGAAGCTTCAAATTTGGGGATACTCGCCGTTGCTGGATAATGACGGAAGTGATGACCGGGCGAATGGAGATTTTTTTGTGTTCGAAAAGGAGGATAAACCCCAGGGGGCGAACGGAAGATGGCTCCTCCCGACATCACTTCAGGAGCTTAACATCGCGTCGTTCTGTTACCAAGAAACGCTGCAACCCTGCTTTCCTAGAGATATCACCAGCCTTAAAGAGTTAAATGTACGTTGCATCCGAGGTTTGCAATCTCTACAGCTGCACTCATGCACGGCACTGGAAGAATTGGCAATCTCCGGTTGTGGGTCGGTCACCGTCACTGTACTAGAGGGCATGCAACCCCCTGGCAGCCTCGGGCATTTGAATGTATCAGACTGTCCTGGCTTGCCACCATATTTGGACAGCATTTCAACGCCGTGCCCTCGGCTGGAAAGGCTTGACATCGATGACCCATCTGTCCTTACCACGTCATTCTGCAAGCACCTCACCTCCCTGCAAAGACTACAACTTGATACCTTGGAAGTGACGAGACTAACAGATGAGCAAGAGCAAGCGCTTGTGCTCATCAAGTCCCTGAAAGAGCTCCGATTCTTTTTGTGTAATCATCTCGTAAATCTTCCTGCTGGGCTGCACACCCTTCCTTCCCTCAAGAATTTGGAGATAGAACTGTGTGAAAGCATATCAAGGCTGCCAGAAGCAGGCCTCCCACGTTCGCTGGAAGAACTGGAAATCGGGAATTGCAGCCAGAAGCTAAATGATGAATGCAGGCGGCTAGCAACAAGCAAACTAAAAGTCAAAATTGATGGGAGATATGTGAATTAG